A single genomic interval of uncultured Desulfobacter sp. harbors:
- the tssH gene encoding type VI secretion system ATPase TssH: MAEINRTSLFGKLNSLAYKSVESATVFCKMRGNPYVELIHFLHMVLQQQDSDLHHIINHYDLNLSRLSSDMTASLDSLPRGATSISDFSPHLEEAVERAWVYSSLLFGVLQVRTGHIVIALFKAAGLKAVLPSISSEFAKIKVEDLSDNFDAIVEGSPEDGLYAQDGTHVGGGVAPGEASGAVAPAAMGKQEALRQFSVDLTETARKGELDPILGRDDEIRQIVDILMRRRQNNPFLTGEAGVGKTAVVEGFAQRIVSGDIPPPLQDVTVRTLDLGLLQAGASMKGEFENRLRQVIEEVQASPKPIILFIDEAHTLIGAGGAAGSGDAANLLKPALARGTLRTIAATTWAEYKKYVEKDAALTRRFQVVKIEEPSEEKAIMMLRGVAGVSEKHHRVQILDEALVAAVQLSHRYIPARQLPDKAVSLLDTACARVAISLHATPAAVEACRRRVSALETENEILGREEAVGMERSQRRQEIQEALNQEAETLKQLEADWQKEKDLVDKVLALRGRLRAGTGQPIDETGEEPAETDLSGDATGVVEEKGASGGEEAPKSTLTEEERDAMMVELKALTGQLSGVQGETPLILPSVDEQAVASVVADWTGVPVGRMVKNEIEAIMNLADTLEQRIIGQRHVLDTIAKRMQTSRAKLENPKRPIGVFMFVGPSGVGKTESALALAEALYGGEQNVITINMSEFQEAHTVSTLKGAPPGYVGYGEGGVLTEAVRRRPYSIILLDEVEKAHKDVHEVFYQVFDKGRMEDGEGRMIDFKNTIILLTSNVGTDLIMNMCKDPDLMPDPPGIAKALREPLLKAFPPAFLGRLVVVPFYPLSDEVIRKIVRLQLGRIETRIQENHHIPFTYDDDVVELINSRCTEVESGARVVDAILTHTLLPEISSELLTRMMEGQTLTRIHVGVEEEEFTYTFN, from the coding sequence ATGGCCGAAATCAACCGAACATCACTATTTGGCAAACTTAACAGCCTTGCCTACAAATCGGTGGAAAGTGCCACGGTATTTTGCAAGATGCGGGGCAACCCCTACGTGGAACTTATTCATTTTCTGCACATGGTGTTGCAACAGCAGGATTCAGACCTGCATCATATTATTAATCATTACGATCTCAATCTGTCACGGCTCTCATCTGATATGACCGCTTCACTGGACAGCCTGCCCCGGGGGGCAACTTCCATTTCCGATTTTTCACCTCATCTGGAGGAAGCGGTGGAAAGGGCCTGGGTATACAGCTCATTACTCTTTGGCGTATTACAGGTGCGCACCGGCCATATAGTCATTGCCTTGTTCAAGGCTGCTGGGCTTAAGGCGGTATTGCCTTCTATATCTTCTGAGTTTGCCAAGATCAAAGTCGAAGATCTTTCCGATAATTTTGATGCCATTGTGGAAGGTTCGCCTGAGGATGGGCTTTACGCCCAGGACGGTACCCATGTGGGAGGCGGTGTTGCGCCCGGTGAAGCCAGCGGCGCCGTAGCGCCGGCAGCCATGGGCAAACAGGAAGCGCTGAGGCAGTTTTCCGTGGATCTTACGGAGACGGCACGCAAGGGGGAGCTTGACCCGATATTGGGCCGGGATGATGAAATCCGCCAAATCGTGGATATCCTCATGCGCCGTCGGCAGAACAATCCCTTCCTCACTGGTGAGGCCGGCGTGGGGAAAACCGCCGTGGTAGAGGGCTTTGCCCAGCGTATCGTTTCAGGGGATATCCCTCCGCCACTGCAGGATGTCACTGTGCGAACCCTGGACTTGGGATTGCTCCAGGCCGGTGCAAGCATGAAAGGGGAATTTGAAAATCGGCTGCGCCAGGTCATAGAAGAAGTCCAGGCCTCGCCCAAGCCGATCATTCTTTTTATCGATGAAGCCCACACCTTAATTGGCGCAGGGGGGGCCGCAGGCTCGGGAGATGCTGCGAATCTGCTCAAGCCCGCCCTTGCACGGGGGACGCTCAGAACCATTGCCGCCACGACCTGGGCTGAATATAAAAAATATGTTGAAAAGGACGCCGCGCTTACCAGGCGGTTCCAGGTTGTGAAGATTGAAGAGCCCTCGGAAGAGAAAGCCATTATGATGCTGCGGGGGGTGGCCGGGGTCAGTGAAAAACATCATCGGGTGCAGATCCTTGATGAGGCTCTGGTGGCTGCGGTTCAACTTTCCCATCGATACATTCCGGCACGTCAGTTGCCGGATAAGGCGGTCAGCTTGCTGGACACTGCCTGTGCCCGTGTGGCCATCAGCCTGCATGCCACCCCGGCAGCGGTGGAAGCCTGCCGGCGGCGTGTCAGTGCCCTGGAAACGGAAAATGAAATTCTCGGCCGGGAGGAAGCCGTTGGAATGGAGCGTTCCCAACGAAGACAGGAGATTCAAGAGGCGTTGAACCAGGAAGCTGAGACCCTTAAGCAGCTTGAAGCGGATTGGCAGAAAGAGAAAGACCTGGTGGATAAAGTGCTTGCATTAAGGGGACGGCTGCGTGCCGGGACCGGCCAACCCATTGATGAAACGGGTGAAGAACCGGCTGAAACAGACCTTTCAGGGGACGCAACCGGGGTCGTGGAAGAGAAAGGGGCGTCCGGGGGAGAGGAAGCACCCAAGAGCACCCTGACCGAAGAAGAACGTGACGCCATGATGGTGGAACTTAAGGCGCTTACTGGTCAACTCTCTGGTGTCCAGGGTGAAACACCTTTGATTTTGCCCAGTGTCGATGAACAGGCCGTGGCTTCCGTGGTGGCGGATTGGACCGGTGTCCCCGTAGGCAGGATGGTTAAAAATGAGATAGAAGCCATTATGAACCTGGCCGACACCCTGGAACAGCGTATCATTGGGCAGCGCCATGTATTGGATACCATCGCCAAACGTATGCAGACTTCCAGGGCCAAGCTGGAGAACCCCAAAAGACCCATCGGCGTCTTTATGTTTGTGGGCCCCAGCGGTGTGGGCAAAACCGAGTCTGCCCTGGCATTGGCCGAAGCGCTCTACGGGGGCGAGCAAAACGTGATCACCATCAACATGAGCGAGTTTCAGGAAGCACACACCGTATCAACCCTGAAAGGGGCCCCCCCCGGATATGTTGGATACGGGGAGGGCGGCGTCCTTACCGAAGCCGTCCGCAGACGTCCGTATAGTATTATTTTGCTGGATGAAGTCGAAAAAGCCCACAAGGACGTTCATGAAGTGTTTTACCAGGTCTTTGACAAGGGGAGAATGGAAGATGGGGAAGGCCGCATGATCGATTTTAAAAACACGATCATTCTGCTCACCAGCAATGTCGGCACGGACCTGATCATGAACATGTGCAAGGACCCGGACCTCATGCCGGATCCGCCCGGTATAGCTAAAGCGTTGCGAGAACCACTGCTGAAGGCATTCCCCCCCGCCTTTTTGGGACGGCTGGTGGTGGTGCCGTTCTATCCTTTGAGTGACGAGGTGATACGCAAGATCGTGCGCCTGCAGCTGGGCCGCATTGAAACACGTATCCAGGAAAATCACCATATACCTTTTACCTATGATGACGACGTTGTCGAGCTCATCAACAGCCGCTGCACGGAAGTGGAAAGCGGCGCACGTGTGGTAGACGCCATTTTGACCCATACACTGCTGCCTGAAATCAGCAGTGAACTTCTTACACGGATGATGGAAGGTCAGACATTGACCCGTATCCATGTGGGAGTGGAAGAAGAGGAGTTTACCTATACGTTTAATTAA
- a CDS encoding type VI secretion system accessory protein TagJ encodes MAKGNKAGEYLQAGDLEKALGALTEQIRSDPSKVELRIFIFQLLGVLGRWDRAMTQLNVAAEMDSDVALMAQVYRNALNCEVLRASVFKGRRSPLIFGEPLEWMAWLIQVPGLICAGELKAAADMRDKAFDASPIVSGQIDGQAFEWIADADVRLGPTLEAIVNGKYYWIPFEHIQRIQIEEPVNLRDVIWVPATFTWTNQGQAMGMIPSRYPGSENEEDSAFQMGRKTDWLDLGHDFFIGIGQRMLATDQGEYPLLEIREVILDHPGSQQESG; translated from the coding sequence ATGGCCAAAGGCAATAAAGCCGGAGAATATCTCCAGGCCGGTGACTTGGAAAAGGCCTTGGGCGCGCTCACTGAGCAGATCCGCAGTGATCCGTCGAAAGTTGAACTGCGAATCTTTATCTTTCAGCTGCTCGGTGTTCTTGGCCGGTGGGATCGGGCCATGACCCAGCTCAATGTGGCGGCTGAAATGGACAGTGATGTCGCCCTGATGGCTCAAGTTTACCGTAACGCACTGAATTGTGAGGTGTTACGCGCCAGTGTATTTAAGGGCCGGCGGTCTCCTTTAATTTTTGGTGAGCCTTTGGAGTGGATGGCATGGCTCATACAGGTGCCCGGACTCATTTGCGCCGGTGAACTTAAGGCCGCGGCAGATATGCGTGATAAGGCATTTGATGCGTCCCCGATTGTTTCGGGCCAAATCGACGGGCAGGCCTTTGAATGGATTGCCGATGCAGACGTCCGGCTCGGACCGACCCTTGAGGCCATCGTCAATGGGAAATATTACTGGATTCCCTTTGAACATATCCAAAGGATCCAAATTGAAGAACCGGTCAATCTCCGTGATGTGATCTGGGTGCCGGCAACCTTCACATGGACCAATCAGGGCCAGGCAATGGGGATGATCCCAAGCCGGTATCCAGGGTCGGAGAACGAAGAGGACAGTGCCTTTCAAATGGGGCGCAAAACAGATTGGCTGGATTTGGGGCACGACTTTTTTATCGGTATTGGCCAACGCATGCTGGCGACAGATCAAGGTGAGTACCCCCTCTTGGAAATCAGGGAGGTGATCCTTGACCATCCCGGCAGCCAACAGGAATCGGGTTGA
- the tssF gene encoding type VI secretion system baseplate subunit TssF has product MDRRLLEYYNKELRHLRGTAGEFAREFPKIASRLSLDEFACADPYVERLLEGFAFLAARVHLKLDAEFPQFTQSILETVYPYYLSPTPSMAIVEFDFDTAQSGLENGFEIPRNTLLRSVIGGESRTACEYRTKHPVTLWPLEIIHAQYYAQDIGRLRPPESMPFVKAGLQIRLKSPPGLPFSEFNMDELTFFIRGSEELPMQIYEQIFGHSRNVLVQSAEKNSTWQSVLPVENICPVGFEDAQALLPVVARSFQGYRLLHEYFAFPERFLFFRVTGLKECIRQCDDENMDVIILFDDKVQKLEGRVDAGNFLLHCSPVINLFPKRTDIIHLSDKFTEYHVVPARTHPMDFEVYQVLGVTGYGVHADDKQTFTPFYSAKDSDNVNGGGAYFTVNRMPRMMSSREKQHGRRSSYGGSEVFVSIVDAAAAPYQSDLRQLAVETLCTNRDLPIQMSIGRGDTDFNLDISSPVTSVRCVSGPTLPRLSNVHGEISWRVINHLNLNYLSLVDGPDGKGTAAIRDLLGLYCDAGDLQARKQIEGVLSVNSRPITRRVTGQGQMAFVRGLEITIEFDELAFTGTGIFLLGAVMNIFLAKYVSINSFTETVIKSRERGEIMRWPVKLGNKQTL; this is encoded by the coding sequence GTGGATAGAAGGCTATTAGAATACTACAATAAGGAACTTCGACACCTTAGGGGGACTGCAGGTGAGTTTGCCCGGGAGTTCCCCAAGATTGCCTCAAGGTTGTCCTTGGACGAATTCGCCTGCGCAGATCCTTATGTGGAACGGTTGCTGGAGGGATTTGCCTTTCTGGCCGCCCGGGTACATTTGAAGTTGGATGCGGAGTTTCCCCAGTTTACCCAATCGATTCTGGAAACGGTGTATCCCTATTATTTGTCGCCAACCCCGTCAATGGCCATTGTGGAATTCGATTTTGATACGGCCCAAAGCGGTTTGGAAAACGGGTTTGAGATTCCCCGCAACACTCTGCTTCGATCAGTGATCGGGGGAGAGAGCCGTACTGCCTGTGAGTACCGGACCAAGCATCCCGTCACGCTTTGGCCGCTGGAGATCATCCACGCACAGTATTATGCCCAGGATATTGGACGGTTGCGCCCTCCGGAATCAATGCCTTTTGTCAAGGCCGGGCTGCAAATCCGTCTTAAATCGCCGCCGGGTCTCCCTTTTTCTGAATTTAACATGGATGAGCTGACCTTTTTCATCCGTGGGTCCGAAGAATTGCCTATGCAGATTTATGAGCAAATTTTCGGACACAGCCGGAACGTGTTGGTGCAGTCTGCGGAGAAAAATTCTACCTGGCAGTCTGTGTTGCCGGTTGAAAACATTTGCCCGGTCGGGTTTGAGGACGCACAAGCCCTCCTGCCCGTGGTGGCCAGGTCTTTCCAGGGCTATCGACTGTTGCATGAATACTTTGCGTTTCCAGAGCGGTTCCTGTTTTTCCGGGTGACGGGACTGAAGGAATGCATCAGGCAATGTGATGACGAGAACATGGATGTTATTATTTTGTTTGATGATAAAGTGCAGAAACTTGAAGGCCGGGTGGATGCCGGCAATTTTCTGCTGCATTGCTCACCGGTCATCAACCTGTTTCCAAAACGCACGGACATCATTCATTTATCTGATAAGTTCACTGAATATCACGTGGTGCCGGCCCGGACCCATCCCATGGACTTCGAGGTGTATCAAGTGCTTGGCGTGACCGGATATGGTGTCCATGCCGATGACAAGCAGACGTTTACCCCCTTTTATTCGGCCAAGGATTCGGACAATGTCAACGGTGGGGGGGCATACTTTACCGTGAACCGAATGCCGCGAATGATGTCGAGCCGGGAAAAGCAGCACGGCCGGCGTAGCAGCTACGGTGGGAGTGAGGTCTTTGTCTCAATTGTGGATGCAGCGGCTGCGCCATACCAATCGGATTTGCGCCAGCTGGCTGTTGAGACGCTATGCACCAACCGGGACCTTCCCATCCAGATGAGTATCGGCCGGGGGGACACCGATTTTAATCTGGACATCAGCTCACCGGTGACATCTGTGCGTTGTGTGTCAGGCCCTACGCTGCCGCGCCTGTCAAATGTCCATGGCGAAATCAGCTGGCGGGTGATCAATCACTTAAACCTGAATTATCTTTCATTGGTGGACGGGCCGGATGGAAAAGGAACTGCCGCCATCCGGGATTTACTCGGGCTGTACTGCGATGCCGGCGATCTTCAGGCTAGAAAACAGATTGAAGGGGTGTTATCTGTAAACAGCCGGCCGATTACCCGTCGGGTAACCGGCCAGGGGCAGATGGCTTTTGTTCGGGGGCTGGAAATTACAATTGAATTTGATGAGTTGGCTTTTACAGGGACCGGTATCTTTCTTCTGGGGGCTGTAATGAACATTTTCTTAGCCAAATATGTTTCCATTAACTCTTTTACGGAAACTGTAATAAAAAGTCGGGAACGTGGAGAAATAATGCGATGGCCGGTAAAATTGGGCAACAAACAGACGCTGTAG
- a CDS encoding type VI secretion system tube protein Hcp: protein MAAYIKFDGVEGEAKDKDHKGWSDLASFGQGIHQPGSAATGSTRRRGDVILDDINASKELDKASPKIAEAICKGKVFPKVEIDVTASTTDAGRVTYYRYELKNVMVTSYNVAGSGQSEDVPMEDMSLNFEEIKVTYTECDSEGKSKGNVEYSWKVEEGEG, encoded by the coding sequence ATGGCCGCTTACATTAAATTTGATGGAGTTGAAGGAGAGGCAAAGGACAAGGATCACAAGGGTTGGAGCGATTTAGCTTCTTTTGGTCAGGGTATCCACCAACCGGGCAGTGCCGCTACAGGCTCCACCCGTCGTCGCGGCGATGTCATATTAGATGATATTAATGCTAGTAAAGAATTGGACAAAGCAAGCCCAAAGATCGCCGAAGCTATATGCAAAGGAAAAGTATTTCCCAAGGTGGAAATTGATGTAACCGCCTCAACCACCGATGCTGGAAGGGTGACCTATTATCGCTATGAGCTGAAAAACGTTATGGTTACAAGCTATAATGTCGCTGGCAGTGGCCAGTCCGAAGATGTGCCCATGGAGGATATGTCGCTAAATTTTGAAGAAATAAAGGTCACCTACACGGAATGCGACAGCGAAGGTAAGTCAAAAGGCAACGTTGAGTATTCCTGGAAAGTTGAAGAAGGCGAGGGGTAG
- the tssE gene encoding type VI secretion system baseplate subunit TssE: MTIPAANRNRVDTMGEIKPKDKLFPCLLDRLTDNEPGKRKESRKDRVMNIQQYRNAVLRDVAWLLNTYANEELGGFDQYTELSSSVLNFGFRTVAGMTVSSLSADEIEYQLIETLRRFEPRILPNTISIDMVVDPDEMTNRSLRFEIRGELWSLPIPESLFIRTQLDLETGKVNLTRG, translated from the coding sequence TTGACCATCCCGGCAGCCAACAGGAATCGGGTTGACACCATGGGGGAAATCAAACCAAAGGATAAATTATTTCCATGCCTGTTGGACAGGTTGACCGATAATGAGCCCGGCAAGCGCAAGGAAAGCCGGAAAGACCGTGTCATGAACATACAGCAATATCGCAACGCCGTGCTTCGGGACGTGGCCTGGCTGCTTAACACCTATGCCAATGAAGAACTGGGTGGATTCGACCAATACACAGAGCTGTCATCGTCGGTTTTGAACTTTGGCTTCCGGACTGTGGCCGGTATGACGGTGTCCAGTCTAAGCGCGGATGAAATAGAATATCAGTTGATAGAAACATTGCGGCGGTTTGAGCCTCGTATTCTGCCGAACACAATCTCCATTGATATGGTGGTGGACCCAGACGAGATGACTAACCGTTCCCTGAGGTTCGAGATCCGCGGGGAGCTTTGGTCCCTGCCAATTCCGGAATCCCTATTTATCAGGACCCAGTTGGACCTTGAAACAGGCAAAGTTAACTTAACCAGGGGATAG
- the tssC gene encoding type VI secretion system contractile sheath large subunit, which translates to MAEEFDQDVASQSPDAQPMEMNEFEELLQKEFKPKTDRAREAVETAVQTLSMQALEQTTLISDDAVRTIEAIVAEIDKKLSEQINLIMHHQDFQQIEGTWRGLSHLINNTETDEMLKIRVMNISKKDLGKTLKKFKGTAWDQSPIFKKLYENEYGTPGGEPYGCLIGDYAFDHTPQNVMILKGMAEIAAAAHAPFISAADPGLLNMDTWQELGDPRDLTKILQTAEYASWRSLRDSQDSRYLGLTMPRFLSRLPYGAKTEPVEEFDFEEDTGGTDHSKYCWSNSAYAMGVNINRAFKLYGWCSRIRGAESGGMVEGLPTHTFPTDDGGVDMKCPTEIAITDRREAELAKNGLIPLSHWKNTDYAVFVGAQSLHKPAEFDDPDATANANLGARLPYLFATCRFAHYLKCIVRDKIGSFAEREDMEKWLNNWITKYVTTDATASEEVKSRYPLSAAEVVVEDIEGNPGYYSAKFFLRPHYQLEGLTVSLRLVSKLPSAKGGA; encoded by the coding sequence ATGGCAGAAGAATTCGATCAGGATGTTGCGTCACAATCGCCAGACGCCCAACCCATGGAGATGAATGAATTTGAGGAACTCCTTCAAAAGGAATTCAAACCCAAGACGGACCGTGCCCGGGAGGCAGTGGAAACCGCAGTACAGACACTGTCAATGCAGGCCCTGGAGCAAACTACCCTGATTTCAGACGATGCGGTCAGAACCATTGAAGCCATTGTTGCCGAAATCGATAAAAAGCTCAGTGAGCAGATCAATTTGATTATGCATCACCAGGATTTCCAGCAGATAGAGGGCACTTGGCGTGGATTATCTCACCTGATCAACAATACCGAAACCGATGAGATGCTTAAAATCAGGGTGATGAACATTTCCAAGAAAGATCTTGGCAAGACCCTGAAAAAATTTAAAGGCACGGCCTGGGACCAGAGCCCGATTTTTAAAAAGTTGTATGAAAACGAATATGGTACACCTGGAGGTGAGCCGTACGGTTGCCTTATCGGAGACTACGCATTTGATCATACCCCTCAAAATGTCATGATTTTAAAAGGGATGGCTGAAATTGCCGCGGCCGCCCACGCCCCTTTTATTTCCGCGGCCGATCCGGGATTGCTGAATATGGATACATGGCAGGAACTGGGTGATCCGCGGGATTTGACCAAAATTTTACAAACGGCGGAATATGCGTCATGGCGTTCCCTCAGGGATTCGCAGGATTCAAGATACCTTGGGCTGACCATGCCCAGGTTTTTGTCCCGCCTTCCCTACGGTGCCAAAACCGAGCCCGTGGAGGAATTTGATTTTGAAGAAGATACCGGAGGCACCGATCATTCAAAATACTGCTGGTCCAATTCCGCCTATGCCATGGGGGTTAACATTAACCGGGCCTTTAAGCTGTACGGCTGGTGTTCGCGTATCCGTGGCGCAGAAAGCGGCGGGATGGTGGAGGGCCTGCCCACGCATACCTTCCCGACGGACGACGGCGGCGTAGATATGAAATGCCCTACGGAAATAGCCATTACAGACCGCAGGGAAGCGGAATTGGCCAAGAATGGGTTAATTCCCCTTTCTCACTGGAAAAATACCGATTATGCGGTGTTCGTGGGGGCGCAATCCCTGCACAAACCTGCTGAATTTGATGATCCCGATGCCACTGCCAACGCAAACCTTGGCGCAAGACTGCCATATCTTTTTGCCACCTGCCGGTTTGCCCATTATCTGAAGTGTATTGTGCGTGACAAAATCGGTTCATTTGCGGAACGCGAAGATATGGAAAAGTGGCTGAACAACTGGATAACAAAATATGTCACCACGGATGCAACCGCTTCAGAGGAGGTCAAGTCCAGGTATCCATTGTCAGCTGCAGAGGTCGTGGTGGAGGATATCGAAGGGAACCCCGGATACTATAGCGCCAAATTTTTTCTGCGCCCCCATTATCAGTTGGAAGGCCTGACCGTTTCTTTGAGACTGGTCTCCAAGCTGCCGTCGGCCAAAGGTGGCGCATGA
- the tssG gene encoding type VI secretion system baseplate subunit TssG codes for MAGKIGQQTDAVDLGFLENPAGLSFFQAARRVECMFSDKPRLGCAVRSADDPIQFCQEPFLDFAPAALHRFEHRNKTAKHRLFVKFMGLLGPQSPMPLHITEYIRDRELNHNDHTLARFLDIFNHRMISLFYRAWACNRPTVSHDRPDDDRFSAYIGSLVGIGRDSLLNRDAVPDAAKLHYCGHLACQTRHAEGLRGILEDYFGIQTCIQEFVGQWITLPEIYRCRLGRSAENAAIGVNAVVGSQVWDCQQKFRIVMGPMGLADYERLLPGGESFTVLNDWVRNYVGDTLNWELRLILKAEEVPRVCLGESGRLGWTGWLKSRPFEEDVSTIVAQ; via the coding sequence ATGGCCGGTAAAATTGGGCAACAAACAGACGCTGTAGACCTTGGGTTCCTTGAGAATCCAGCCGGGCTCAGTTTTTTTCAAGCCGCCCGAAGGGTGGAATGCATGTTTTCGGACAAGCCGCGATTGGGATGCGCGGTACGTTCGGCGGATGATCCCATTCAATTTTGCCAGGAACCTTTTTTGGACTTCGCACCTGCGGCGCTCCACCGGTTTGAACACCGGAACAAGACCGCGAAACACCGTCTTTTTGTAAAATTTATGGGACTGCTGGGACCCCAGAGCCCCATGCCCCTGCACATCACTGAATATATCCGCGACCGTGAACTGAACCATAATGACCATACCCTGGCCCGCTTTCTCGATATATTTAATCACCGGATGATCAGCCTGTTTTACAGAGCATGGGCCTGCAACCGCCCAACCGTAAGCCATGACCGGCCCGATGACGATCGGTTTTCCGCTTACATCGGCAGCCTGGTTGGGATCGGCCGGGACTCTTTGCTGAACCGGGATGCCGTGCCTGATGCGGCCAAATTGCATTATTGCGGCCATCTTGCCTGCCAGACGCGGCATGCTGAGGGGCTGCGCGGGATACTGGAGGATTATTTCGGCATCCAAACATGCATACAGGAGTTTGTCGGGCAATGGATCACACTACCCGAAATTTACCGGTGCAGATTGGGCCGGTCGGCAGAGAATGCTGCCATAGGTGTTAATGCAGTAGTCGGTTCCCAGGTATGGGATTGCCAGCAAAAGTTCAGGATTGTGATGGGGCCGATGGGCCTGGCGGATTATGAGCGTTTGTTGCCTGGGGGTGAGAGCTTTACCGTTTTGAACGATTGGGTGCGCAATTATGTTGGTGATACGCTGAACTGGGAATTGCGCCTTATCCTGAAGGCTGAGGAAGTGCCCCGGGTGTGCCTTGGTGAATCGGGGCGTCTGGGATGGACCGGGTGGCTAAAAAGCCGGCCCTTTGAAGAAGATGTCAGCACTATTGTTGCCCAGTAG
- the tssB gene encoding type VI secretion system contractile sheath small subunit, whose product MAKGKASSQKFIARNRAPRVQIEYDLETYGAEQTINLPFVMGVMADLSGTPKEDLPAVGERKFLEIDVDNFDERMKSAKPRVAFQVPNTLTGEGNLNVELTFESMDDFSPAAVARKVDALNKLLTARTQLANLITYMDGKGGAEELVAKLLKDPALMQALSAAPKADDDADTTEGEG is encoded by the coding sequence ATGGCCAAGGGAAAAGCAAGCAGCCAGAAATTTATTGCACGCAATAGAGCACCACGGGTTCAAATTGAGTACGATCTGGAGACTTACGGCGCTGAACAGACTATTAACCTGCCATTTGTGATGGGAGTGATGGCCGATCTCTCCGGAACGCCGAAAGAGGATCTACCCGCTGTGGGGGAACGAAAGTTTTTGGAAATAGATGTAGACAATTTCGACGAACGTATGAAATCAGCGAAACCACGTGTCGCATTTCAGGTCCCCAATACCTTGACCGGCGAGGGCAATCTAAATGTTGAACTGACTTTTGAGAGTATGGATGATTTTTCACCGGCCGCAGTGGCACGGAAGGTAGATGCTTTGAATAAATTGCTCACTGCCCGGACCCAGCTGGCCAATTTGATTACGTATATGGATGGTAAGGGGGGAGCTGAGGAACTGGTTGCCAAACTGTTAAAGGATCCAGCACTCATGCAGGCATTGTCCGCTGCACCCAAGGCAGATGACGACGCAGACACCACGGAAGGGGAGGGTTGA